One Halostella salina genomic region harbors:
- a CDS encoding M20 family metallopeptidase — translation MRFDPVAFLERAVPIDSTEDVDEMRELLVGTLADAGVDATVDDAGNTLATRGSGSPHVVLNTHIDTVPPHVPFERDGDTIRGRGSCDAKGPLAALLSAFLAADPDDGRVTLAVTPDEETLSTGAAALDLDHDYCVVGEPTGLDVCNAAKGRFQGTVTLAGENAHAAEPDEGTNAVRALESVLGALATFDERDDAPPTHDALGAATLTPTIVSGGTATNQIPATSELVVDRRSVPPETAEGFRASLEAHLREAAPDDVGVDFALTDRESPFLEAFSTPADDRLVTALADAAGSDVRPFTAATEASYFAERAQTVVFGPGVLADDEGAVAHAEREYVRVGEVQAAADAVETALATLLR, via the coding sequence ATGAGGTTCGACCCGGTCGCCTTCCTCGAACGCGCGGTGCCGATAGACTCGACCGAGGACGTGGACGAGATGCGCGAGCTGCTCGTCGGGACGCTCGCCGACGCCGGCGTCGACGCGACGGTCGACGACGCCGGCAACACGCTCGCAACCCGGGGCTCGGGTAGCCCCCACGTCGTGCTGAACACGCACATCGACACGGTGCCACCACACGTCCCGTTCGAGCGGGACGGTGACACGATCCGCGGCCGCGGGTCCTGCGACGCGAAGGGGCCGCTCGCCGCACTGCTGTCGGCGTTTCTCGCGGCCGACCCCGACGACGGCCGCGTCACGCTCGCCGTCACGCCGGACGAGGAGACGCTGTCGACCGGCGCGGCGGCGCTCGACCTCGACCACGACTACTGCGTCGTCGGCGAGCCGACCGGACTGGACGTGTGCAACGCCGCGAAGGGGCGGTTTCAGGGGACGGTGACGCTCGCCGGCGAGAACGCCCACGCCGCGGAACCCGACGAGGGGACGAACGCGGTGCGGGCGCTGGAGAGCGTCCTCGGGGCGCTGGCGACGTTCGACGAGCGCGACGACGCGCCGCCGACCCACGACGCGCTCGGCGCGGCGACGCTGACGCCCACCATCGTCTCCGGCGGGACCGCGACGAACCAGATCCCCGCGACGAGCGAACTCGTGGTCGACCGCCGGAGCGTCCCGCCGGAGACGGCCGAGGGATTCCGGGCCTCGCTGGAAGCACACCTCCGCGAGGCGGCCCCCGACGACGTGGGCGTCGACTTCGCGCTGACCGACCGCGAGAGCCCCTTCCTCGAAGCGTTCTCCACCCCGGCCGACGACCGGCTGGTGACGGCGCTCGCCGACGCGGCGGGCAGCGACGTGCGCCCCTTCACCGCCGCGACCGAGGCGTCGTACTTCGCCGAGCGCGCGCAGACGGTCGTGTTCGGTCCCGGCGTGCTGGCCGACGACGAGGGTGCGGTCGCCCACGCCGAGCGCGAGTACGTCCGGGTTGGCGAGGTGCAGGCGGCCGCCGACGCCGTCGAGACGGCGCTGGCCACGCTCCTGCGCTGA
- a CDS encoding TetR/AcrR family transcriptional regulator: MSGFSDTERERVREDLLSAGRELFARHGLAKTTVAELTDRAGIADGTFYRFFDSKTALYVAVLEREGERVLPRILAPLSERDDPEAALVGFLTELMDEIETNPLIRPLMVDSDELDRLRDHHSPAEAEQNRQESVAYFLPHVREWYEAGAIRGPDPETVAHAIRAVSMLSLHQEDVGEERYRETRDVVIRAVARGLTATE, encoded by the coding sequence ATGAGCGGCTTCAGCGACACCGAGCGCGAGCGGGTCCGCGAGGACCTGCTCTCGGCCGGCCGTGAGCTGTTCGCCCGCCACGGGCTGGCGAAGACGACCGTCGCCGAACTCACCGACCGCGCCGGCATCGCCGACGGGACGTTCTACCGCTTCTTCGACTCGAAGACGGCGCTGTACGTCGCCGTACTGGAGCGGGAGGGCGAGCGGGTCCTGCCGCGGATACTGGCTCCACTCTCCGAGCGCGACGACCCCGAGGCGGCGCTGGTCGGCTTCCTCACCGAGCTGATGGACGAGATAGAGACGAACCCCCTGATCCGGCCGCTGATGGTCGACTCCGACGAACTCGACCGCCTCCGCGACCACCACAGTCCGGCCGAGGCCGAGCAGAACCGACAGGAGTCGGTGGCGTACTTCCTGCCACACGTCCGGGAGTGGTACGAGGCTGGCGCGATCCGCGGGCCCGACCCCGAAACCGTGGCCCACGCGATCCGGGCGGTGTCGATGCTCTCGCTTCACCAGGAGGACGTGGGCGAGGAGCGCTACCGGGAGACCCGCGACGTGGTGATCCGGGCAGTCGCTCGGGGACTGACGGCAACCGAGTGA
- a CDS encoding ABC transporter permease subunit: MLELARYDGRKRLPGAVAMTVGIAALTAMYVGLFPSITAAANLDEIIQAYPPALREAFDIRTMNTIEGFLATQLYAFAWVILLGLYFAYAAAGLVAADVERGRMDMTLSLPVSRSRVVLEKFASLGVPLVVANAAMPVVVFVATLAIGEEVAMERVLMAHLLSMPYLLACAGIGLLASVLVDRASVAQRVAAGAVFALFLVESVVANTDLEPLGALSPTRYYVPSEILVDGTYDFTGAAILLAGTAALVLASRAWFRRRDV, encoded by the coding sequence ATGCTTGAACTCGCCCGCTACGACGGCCGGAAGCGCCTGCCCGGCGCGGTGGCGATGACCGTCGGCATCGCCGCGCTCACGGCGATGTACGTCGGCCTGTTCCCCTCGATCACGGCGGCGGCGAACCTGGACGAGATCATCCAGGCGTACCCGCCGGCGCTCCGCGAGGCGTTCGACATCCGGACGATGAACACCATCGAGGGCTTTCTCGCGACCCAGCTGTACGCCTTCGCCTGGGTGATCCTGCTCGGCCTCTACTTCGCGTACGCCGCTGCCGGCCTCGTCGCCGCCGACGTGGAGCGCGGGCGGATGGACATGACCCTCTCGCTCCCGGTGTCGCGGAGCCGGGTGGTTCTGGAGAAGTTCGCCTCGCTCGGCGTCCCGCTGGTCGTCGCCAACGCGGCGATGCCGGTCGTCGTGTTCGTCGCCACGCTGGCCATCGGCGAGGAGGTGGCGATGGAGCGCGTGCTGATGGCCCACCTGCTCTCGATGCCGTACCTGCTCGCCTGCGCCGGCATCGGGCTGCTCGCGTCCGTCCTCGTCGACCGCGCCTCGGTCGCCCAGCGGGTCGCCGCCGGCGCGGTGTTCGCGCTGTTCCTCGTGGAGTCCGTGGTGGCGAACACCGACCTCGAACCGCTCGGCGCGCTCTCGCCGACGCGGTACTACGTGCCAAGCGAGATACTCGTCGACGGCACGTACGACTTCACGGGCGCGGCGATACTGCTCGCCGGGACCGCCGCCCTCGTGCTGGCGAGTCGCGCGTGGTTCCGGCGGAGGGACGTGTGA
- the dapF gene encoding diaminopimelate epimerase codes for MIRYEKLHGTGNDFLVVDAAADVPDWSEFAVAHCDRETGVGADDPDRPTGADGVLVLDLDATPTPPEVTMRLYQPDGGTAAMCGNGARCVARWVADRTNAREVVIHTPAGTRRAEIHGDEVAVEMGVPSFEPSEVPLARDEPLVEEPVEGHVVTALTTGVPHAVAFVDDVDAVDLETMAPPIRHADVFPEGANVNVAAREGDGFAQRTFERGVEGETDACGTGAVAVAVAARRLGLTDAERVTVSPPGGELTVQVPETGPAVLRGPVEREFDGELPGTPTQS; via the coding sequence ATGATACGCTACGAGAAGCTCCACGGCACCGGCAACGACTTCCTGGTCGTCGACGCGGCCGCCGACGTCCCGGACTGGAGCGAGTTCGCCGTCGCCCACTGCGACCGCGAGACGGGCGTCGGCGCGGACGACCCCGACCGGCCGACCGGCGCGGACGGCGTCCTCGTCCTCGACCTGGACGCGACGCCGACCCCGCCCGAGGTGACGATGCGGCTCTACCAGCCCGACGGCGGCACCGCGGCGATGTGCGGCAACGGCGCGCGCTGCGTCGCCCGCTGGGTCGCCGACCGGACGAACGCCCGCGAGGTGGTCATCCACACGCCCGCCGGCACCCGCCGCGCCGAGATCCACGGCGACGAGGTGGCCGTCGAGATGGGCGTCCCGTCGTTCGAGCCGAGCGAAGTGCCCCTCGCCCGCGACGAGCCGCTGGTCGAGGAGCCGGTCGAAGGCCACGTCGTGACGGCGCTCACCACCGGCGTCCCGCACGCCGTGGCCTTCGTCGACGACGTGGACGCTGTCGACCTGGAGACGATGGCCCCGCCGATTCGCCACGCCGACGTCTTCCCCGAGGGCGCGAACGTCAACGTCGCGGCCCGCGAGGGGGACGGGTTCGCCCAGCGCACGTTCGAGCGCGGCGTCGAGGGCGAGACGGACGCCTGCGGCACCGGCGCGGTCGCAGTCGCGGTCGCCGCCCGCCGCCTCGGGCTGACCGACGCCGAGCGCGTCACGGTGTCGCCACCGGGCGGCGAACTGACCGTCCAGGTCCCCGAGACGGGGCCGGCGGTCCTGCGCGGCCCCGTCGAGCGCGAGTTCGACGGCGAACTCCCCGGCACGCCGACCCAGTCATGA
- a CDS encoding cyclase family protein, protein MTHRDLSHPVETGMPAYPGDPPVSVEPHATVESDGYRVSAVEFGTHAGTHVDAPSHTEPDGKTIDEFPAESFVFDAALVDLRGLDPRSPVRPADLPDPDAEMLVLRTAWADRWGEPSYFDHPYLSAAAADYCAERGYHVGIDAASVDPSPTGNAGADETEGVPAHHALLGADRFIVENLTNLSGLPDRFELRAYPIRVADGDGSPVRAVAVVE, encoded by the coding sequence GTGACCCACCGCGACCTCAGCCACCCCGTCGAGACAGGGATGCCGGCGTACCCCGGCGACCCGCCGGTGTCGGTGGAGCCGCACGCGACCGTCGAGTCGGACGGCTACCGCGTCTCGGCCGTCGAGTTTGGTACCCACGCCGGCACCCACGTCGACGCGCCGAGCCACACCGAACCGGACGGCAAGACGATAGACGAGTTCCCGGCCGAGTCGTTCGTCTTCGACGCCGCGCTGGTGGACCTCCGGGGGCTGGACCCCCGATCACCCGTCCGCCCCGCGGACCTGCCCGACCCCGACGCCGAGATGCTCGTCCTCCGTACGGCCTGGGCCGACCGCTGGGGCGAGCCGTCGTACTTCGACCACCCGTACCTCTCCGCGGCGGCCGCCGACTACTGCGCCGAGCGCGGGTATCACGTCGGAATCGATGCCGCCAGCGTCGACCCGTCGCCGACGGGAAACGCAGGGGCGGACGAAACCGAGGGCGTCCCGGCACACCACGCGCTGCTCGGCGCGGACCGGTTCATCGTCGAGAACCTGACGAACCTGTCGGGGCTGCCCGACCGGTTCGAACTCCGGGCGTACCCGATCCGAGTGGCGGACGGCGACGGCTCCCCCGTCCGCGCCGTCGCGGTCGTGGAGTGA
- a CDS encoding ABC transporter ATP-binding protein, with product MSAIEVDGLTKDYGEVVANDDVTFDVAEGEVFGYLGPNGAGKTTTIRTLMGFQSPTAGGATMLGADVRAEDELIAARERIGYLPATPSFDETATGRRVLDLHESIKGGQRRDELLELFDPPLDREIRDYSTGNAQKLGLVQAFMHDPDLVVLDEPTSGLDPLMQRRFEEFVREEREDGMTVFLSSHVLSEVRRLCDRVGVIREGRIVTVERVADLVARSGKSVVARVDGEVAAADVALAGVHDLAVRGVPTPEGRDDRGPVTELTFTYTGDVNELVDWLDRFDLLELDVEEAPLEDVFMRFYGDGDA from the coding sequence ATGAGCGCGATCGAGGTGGACGGTCTCACGAAGGACTACGGCGAGGTGGTCGCCAACGACGACGTGACGTTCGACGTGGCCGAGGGGGAGGTGTTCGGCTACCTCGGTCCGAACGGGGCCGGCAAGACGACGACGATACGCACGCTAATGGGCTTCCAGTCGCCCACCGCGGGGGGCGCGACGATGCTCGGCGCGGACGTGCGGGCGGAGGACGAACTGATCGCCGCGAGGGAGCGGATCGGCTACCTGCCCGCGACGCCGTCGTTCGACGAGACGGCGACCGGGCGGCGGGTGCTCGACCTCCACGAGTCGATCAAGGGCGGGCAGCGCCGCGACGAACTGCTGGAGCTGTTCGACCCGCCGCTGGACCGGGAGATCCGCGACTACTCGACGGGCAACGCCCAGAAGCTCGGGCTGGTGCAGGCGTTCATGCACGACCCCGACCTCGTGGTGCTGGACGAGCCGACCTCGGGGCTGGATCCGCTGATGCAGCGGCGCTTCGAGGAGTTCGTTCGCGAGGAGCGCGAGGACGGGATGACGGTGTTCCTCTCCTCGCACGTGCTGAGCGAGGTGCGGCGGCTCTGCGACCGCGTCGGCGTCATCCGCGAGGGCCGCATCGTGACCGTCGAGCGCGTCGCGGACCTGGTCGCCCGGTCGGGCAAGTCCGTCGTGGCGCGTGTCGACGGCGAGGTGGCGGCGGCCGACGTGGCGCTCGCGGGCGTCCACGACCTCGCCGTCAGGGGCGTGCCGACCCCCGAGGGTCGGGACGACCGCGGCCCGGTGACGGAGCTCACCTTCACCTACACCGGCGACGTGAACGAACTCGTCGACTGGCTCGACCGGTTTGACCTGCTGGAACTGGACGTGGAGGAGGCACCGCTGGAGGACGTGTTCATGCGCTTCTACGGTGACGGCGATGCTTGA
- the purB gene encoding adenylosuccinate lyase, which produces MTESLHAVSPLDGRYASRTAPLAPYASEAALMRARVRVEVEYLVALADLDATPLALDTGARQTLRALYKDFAEEDARLIKQLETEGYGEYEATNHDVKAVEYYIRHHLPDGVEGVAPWIHFGLTSEDVNNLAHRLLVGPAVEAVLLGELRDVRDALADMAREHRDLPMLARTHGQPATPTTFGKEMAVYAARLGRATGRIRRALDGISGKLGGASGTFAAHDAAFPEVDWRAFAREFVEGLGMEYAPLTTQVNPCDDLAELFDALRGANSVLLDLDRDVWLYVSDRYLGQEATEGETGSSTMPHKVNPIDFENSEGNLSKANSDLSFLADYVTTSRLQRDLSDSTVKRNIGAALAHCLIGYTKAADGLDKVVPNEQVMRDDLRATPEVIGEAVQTILRREGHGDAYERVKALTRGRDVTIDDFRDLFDDLDVDEATREELRALSPETYVGVADALVDDVESGR; this is translated from the coding sequence ATGACCGAATCCCTGCACGCCGTGTCGCCGCTGGACGGGCGTTACGCGTCCCGAACCGCGCCGCTGGCTCCCTACGCGAGCGAGGCCGCGCTGATGCGGGCGCGGGTCCGCGTCGAGGTGGAGTACCTCGTCGCGCTGGCGGACCTGGACGCGACGCCGCTGGCGCTGGACACCGGCGCGCGACAGACGCTGCGGGCGCTGTACAAGGACTTCGCGGAGGAGGACGCCCGCCTGATCAAGCAGCTGGAGACGGAGGGGTACGGCGAGTACGAGGCGACGAACCACGACGTGAAAGCCGTCGAGTACTACATCCGGCACCACCTGCCCGACGGGGTCGAGGGCGTCGCCCCGTGGATCCACTTCGGGCTGACCAGCGAGGACGTGAACAACCTCGCCCACCGCCTGCTCGTCGGCCCGGCCGTCGAGGCGGTGCTGCTCGGGGAACTCCGCGACGTGCGCGACGCGCTGGCCGACATGGCCCGCGAGCACCGCGACCTCCCGATGCTCGCCCGGACGCACGGCCAGCCCGCGACGCCGACGACGTTCGGCAAGGAGATGGCCGTCTACGCCGCCCGCCTCGGCCGCGCGACGGGGCGCATCCGGCGGGCGCTCGACGGGATATCCGGCAAACTCGGCGGCGCGAGCGGCACGTTCGCGGCCCACGACGCCGCGTTCCCCGAGGTCGACTGGCGGGCGTTCGCCCGCGAGTTCGTCGAGGGGCTCGGGATGGAGTACGCGCCGCTGACGACGCAGGTCAACCCCTGCGACGACCTGGCGGAGCTGTTCGACGCGCTCCGTGGCGCGAACAGCGTCCTGCTGGACCTCGACCGCGACGTGTGGCTGTACGTGAGCGACCGCTACCTCGGCCAGGAGGCGACCGAGGGCGAGACGGGGTCGTCGACGATGCCCCACAAGGTCAACCCCATCGACTTCGAGAACAGCGAGGGGAACCTCTCGAAGGCGAACTCCGACCTCTCGTTCCTGGCGGACTACGTCACCACCTCGCGGCTCCAGCGCGACCTCTCGGACTCGACGGTCAAGCGCAACATCGGCGCGGCGCTGGCCCACTGTCTGATCGGCTACACCAAAGCGGCCGACGGCCTCGACAAGGTCGTCCCCAACGAGCAGGTGATGCGCGACGACCTGCGCGCGACGCCCGAGGTCATCGGCGAGGCCGTCCAGACGATCCTCCGGCGCGAGGGCCACGGCGACGCCTACGAGCGCGTGAAGGCGCTCACCCGCGGTCGCGACGTGACGATCGATGACTTCCGCGATCTGTTCGACGACCTCGACGTGGACGAGGCGACGCGGGAAGAACTGCGCGCGCTCTCACCGGAGACGTACGTCGGCGTCGCGGACGCGCTCGTCGACGACGTGGAGTCAGGCCGGTAG
- the purH gene encoding bifunctional phosphoribosylaminoimidazolecarboxamide formyltransferase/IMP cyclohydrolase has translation MQIAGLASNRGRNLMHLADESPGGADLAVVLTNDADAPVLDTAAKRGIPTEVVERAEGEGRRAHERRVVAALDGYEVDLVCLDGYMRILSDEFLDDAPTTLNVHPSLLPSFPGTDAWGDALDAGVDVTGCTVHVVTDATDGDGAVVEELVDGGPVVTQEPVPVYEGDDADDVKERVLYQGEFKAYPRAVEWFAEDRVAVDREAGVVRVEGDEAADLPARRVTTADRAADLRYGENPHQDAALYADRASEAASVVDAPQLNEGAKALSYNNYNDADAALGLVKEFDRPAAAVIKHTNPAGCATAETLADAYADALSTDAKSAFGGIVALNRECDAATAERVADSFKEVVVAPGYTDGALDALCEKDNLRVLDVGSLDAPAETHTAKDLTGGTLVQERDRQAPTADDLEVVTEREPTDAQVESMLFAWQTIKHVKSNAILFATGTETVGVGAGQVSRVDAVEIAKMKAESDAEGKSADGAVMASDAFFPFPDAIEAAAEAGIEAVVQPGGSVNDDDVIAACDEHDIAMAFTGSRAFRHD, from the coding sequence ATGCAGATCGCAGGCCTCGCCAGCAACCGCGGCCGGAACCTGATGCATCTCGCCGACGAGTCGCCGGGCGGTGCCGACCTCGCCGTCGTCCTGACGAACGACGCCGACGCGCCGGTCCTCGACACGGCCGCGAAGCGCGGCATTCCGACCGAAGTCGTCGAGCGTGCCGAGGGCGAGGGTCGCCGCGCCCACGAGCGCCGCGTCGTGGCGGCGCTGGACGGCTACGAGGTCGACCTCGTCTGCCTCGACGGCTACATGCGCATCCTCTCCGACGAGTTCCTCGACGACGCGCCGACGACGCTGAACGTCCACCCGTCGCTGCTCCCCTCGTTCCCCGGGACGGACGCCTGGGGCGACGCGCTCGACGCCGGCGTCGACGTGACCGGCTGCACCGTCCACGTCGTCACGGACGCCACCGACGGCGACGGCGCGGTGGTCGAGGAGCTGGTCGACGGCGGCCCCGTCGTCACGCAGGAACCCGTTCCCGTCTACGAGGGCGATGACGCCGACGACGTGAAGGAGCGCGTGCTGTATCAGGGCGAGTTCAAGGCGTACCCCCGCGCAGTCGAGTGGTTCGCCGAGGACCGCGTCGCGGTGGACCGCGAGGCCGGCGTCGTCCGCGTCGAGGGTGACGAGGCCGCCGACCTGCCAGCGCGTCGGGTGACGACCGCGGACCGCGCGGCCGACCTGCGCTACGGGGAGAATCCGCATCAGGACGCCGCGCTGTACGCCGACCGGGCCAGCGAGGCGGCGAGCGTCGTCGACGCGCCGCAACTGAACGAGGGCGCGAAGGCGCTCTCGTACAACAACTACAACGACGCCGACGCGGCGCTGGGCCTCGTGAAGGAGTTCGACCGCCCCGCCGCGGCCGTCATCAAGCACACGAACCCCGCCGGCTGTGCCACCGCCGAGACGCTGGCCGACGCCTACGCCGACGCCCTGTCGACCGACGCCAAGAGCGCCTTCGGCGGCATCGTCGCCCTGAACCGCGAATGCGACGCCGCGACCGCCGAGCGCGTCGCCGACTCGTTCAAGGAGGTCGTCGTCGCGCCCGGCTACACCGACGGTGCGCTCGACGCGCTGTGCGAGAAGGACAACCTGCGGGTGCTCGATGTCGGTTCGCTGGACGCGCCCGCCGAGACCCACACGGCGAAGGACCTGACCGGCGGCACGCTCGTCCAGGAGCGCGACCGGCAGGCCCCGACCGCCGACGACCTGGAGGTCGTCACCGAGCGCGAGCCGACCGACGCGCAGGTCGAGTCGATGCTGTTCGCCTGGCAGACGATCAAGCACGTCAAGTCCAACGCCATCCTGTTCGCGACGGGCACCGAGACGGTCGGCGTCGGCGCGGGGCAGGTGTCCCGGGTCGACGCCGTCGAGATCGCGAAGATGAAAGCCGAAAGCGACGCCGAGGGCAAGTCCGCCGACGGCGCGGTGATGGCCTCCGACGCGTTCTTCCCGTTCCCGGACGCCATCGAGGCCGCCGCCGAGGCCGGCATCGAGGCCGTGGTCCAGCCCGGCGGCTCGGTCAACGACGACGACGTGATCGCCGCCTGCGACGAGCACGACATCGCGATGGCGTTCACCGGCAGCCGCGCGTTCCGGCACGACTGA